Part of the Rhinolophus ferrumequinum isolate MPI-CBG mRhiFer1 chromosome 25, mRhiFer1_v1.p, whole genome shotgun sequence genome, AGCAGCTTTTTAgtgaaacatttcatttagaaGTCTGGACCTTCTTTCTTCAGTTTGCTGTAATCTACATTCACTGAGTAGAACTTGTATTGCTGATTGGGACCCATTTTGTTCCAAGGTTCTGGGTTATTCTTTTTATCCCAACAGACATCTGGATTGAACAATGCCAGGCGCATGACATACAGCGATGCTCCAGTACCTCCAGCTCCAATAAATACAAAGAGGGGGATCAAGCTTGGATGCTTCTTAGCCTGACCGATGATTTGGCGCAGCATGGTTGCGGCAGTGGGCTGGGGTCCCcaagcacagaaaaacaaaactacgAGGCCCAGGAATAGGTAGTCtctctcgactttttctgtctgacttatttcgcttagcactataatctcaagatccatccatgttgtcacaaatggcactatttcatcttttctgatgacagaatagtattccattgtgtatatatgccacaacttctttatccattcatctactgaaggacactttgcttgtttccatgtcttggccaccgtaaataaagatgcaatgatcatcagagcacatatatatgtttacggataaatgttttcagatctttgggggagatacccaggagaagcATTGCTGAgttacatggtaattctattcttaattttttgaggaactgccacactgccttccatatcagctgcaccaatctgtgtTTCCACCAATAGTATACgagggttcgtttttctccacagccgTTCCAACAGTCGTtatcatttgtcttgttgatgatagccattctaactggtgtgaggtgatatctcattgtggtttttatttgcatttctcttatgattagtgatgctgaatgTTTTTCCagatgtctattggccatttgtatgacctctttggagaaatgtctattcaggtcctctgcacattttttaattggattgcttgacTTTTTGTCGTTGacttttatgagttccttatatattttggatattaaccccttatcgaaggcgttgtttgcaaaaatcttctcccgatcagttggttgcctctttattttgtccattgtttcttttgctgtgcagaagatttttgtttgatatagtcccattcatttattttagcttttactttcccttgactttgaagtcaaattcataaaatcctctttgaaccataagtgtagtacctatgttttcttctatgcagtttattgagtttattgtgtcaggtcttatgcttaagtctttgatccattatgaattaattttggtacatggtgacagatagcagtccagtttcattcttttgcccatggttttccatttctcccagcaccatttattgaagaggctgtctttattgtatgttttttgcttctttgtcaaaaattatcggccctatttatgtgggtttatttctgggttctcaattctattccattggtctatgtatctgtttttctgccaataccatactgttttgattattgttgccctgttgtacaagctgaagtcagggagtgtgatacctccagcattgttttttttttcttaggattgccttggctatttggggtcttttgtggttccatacaaatctgctgatgttttgttctatttccttaaaaaataccattgggattttgatagagattgcactaaatctgtatattgctttgggtaatatggccattttaactatgttgatttttccaatccatgagcacggaatgtctttccatttcttagtgttttcttcaatttctttaaaaaatgtcttatattttcagtgtataggtctttcacgtccttggttaagtttattcctagatattttattctttttgcttcaattgcaataggaattgttttttgtatttctttttctgagatttcattgttagtatataggaatgcaatggactttagtatgttga contains:
- the LOC117017699 gene encoding cytochrome c oxidase subunit NDUFA4-like; this encodes MLRQIIGQAKKHPSLIPLFVFIGAGGTGASLYVMRLALFNPDVCWDKKNNPEPWNKMGPNQQYKFYSVNVDYSKLKKEGPDF